ATTTTTTGTCAACAACTGGGTGCAGATCGCGCAGGGCCAGAGTTACTTCTCCGATTCCGCCGTCCAGGTCACGGCGCACTACTGGTCGCTGGCCATCGAGGAGCAGTACTACGTCTTCTGGCCGCTGATCGTCGCCGGCCTGCTCTGGCCGCTGCGCAACCGGGTGCGCCAGCGCACGCTGCTGCTCACGGTCTCCCTCGTGCTGCTCGTCGCCTCCGTCGCGCTGATGGCCCTGCTGTACACCCCGGGCGAGGACGCCTCCCGCGTCTACTACGGCACGGACACCCACATGTTCGGCCTGCTCTTCGGCTCGGTGCTGGCCATGCTGCTCACCAGCGACAACCCCGGTTCCGCCAACTACTCCTTCCCCTCCGGCCGGGCGCTCTTCCGGCGCCAGTGGGCCGCGGACTGGATTCCCGGTCTCGCCCTGCTGGGCCTGCTCATCCTGCTCGTCACCGTCGACGCCACCACGCCGTGGCCGTACTACGGCGGCATCGCCCTGTCGACCCTGCTGACCACCATCGTCATCGCGGGCGTGGTGCAGGGAGGCAACGTCGTCGACGAATGGTTCTCGGTCTCGACGCTGCGGTGGATCGGCAAACGTTCCTTCTCCATCTACCTGTGGCACTGGCCCGTCGTCACGATCCTTCGCGCCGTCCTCCCCCCGGACAATGCCTGGCTGCCCGGCGTCCTCGCGGTGCTGATCACCCTGGTGCTCTCAGAGCTGTCCTACCGTTTCGTGGAGAACCCCTTCCGTCGCCGCGGCTGGCGTGCCACGATGCGCTCGCTGTTCGGCCGGCCCTTCTGGCGGGCGCTTGTCGCGGGCCTGGTGTCCCTCGCCCTGCTCGCCGGGGTGGTGTACGCCCTGATCACCGCGCCCTCGAAGACCCAGCTCGAGCTCGACCTGGAGGAGATGCAGCAGAGAGCCGCGCCGCAGGGTGCCCCGCCGGTGCAGCAGGCTCCGCCGAAGCCCGACCGCGAGGTTCCCGAGGGCACACAGATCACCGCCATCGGCGACTCCGTCATGCTGGCCAGCCAGGCCGCCCTGCAGGAGGAGTTCCCCGGCATCTGGGTCGACGGCGCGGTCAGCCGCCACTACACGGAGGGCCTGGCCATCCTCCAGCAGATGGACGCGGCGGGCACGCTCGGCCAGGTGGTCATCATGGGCTTCGGCACCAACGGCCCATCCTTCGGCGCGGGTAACGAGGAGATGCTCGACGAGATTCGCGAGACCGTCGGCCCCGACCGCCTGCTCATCTACATGCTTCCCTACGGCGATCGCTGGTACATGGCCGACGCCGAGTCGGAGCTGCTGGAAGAGGCCGCGGAACAGGACAACGTCTACATTGCGGACTGGTGCCACGCCGCGCGCGACAACACCACGCTGCTTCGCGACGATCTCATCCACCCCACCGCCGAGGGCGCCTACGCCTACTCCGGCGCGATCGCCGAGGCCATTGACCAGTGGGTCAACGACGAGAAGGTCGACCCAGGCTATTGCGGGGTGTAAACCCGGCTAGGCCAGCTCGACGATCTCCATGTACTCGTCGTTCCAGAGGTCCTCGTCGCCGTCGGGCATGATGATCACACGCTCGGGCTCCAGGGCGCGCACGGCGCCCGGGTCGTGGGTGACCAGCACGACGGCGCCCTTGTAGGTCTTCAGCGCATCGAGGACCTGCTCACGCGAGATGGGGTCGAGGTTGTTGGTGGGCTCGTCGAGAAGCAGCACGTTCGCGCGCGAGGACACCAGGGTGGCCAGCGCGAGGCGGGTCTTCTCACCACCGGAGAGGGTGCCGGCGGGTTGCTCGAGTTTGTCGCCCTGGAACATGAACGCGCCGAGAAGGGAACGCAGGTCCTGCTCGTTGGCGTCGGGACAGGCCTCGATGGTGTTGCGCCAGACGGACTTGTCGCCGTCGATGGTGTCGTGCTCCTGGGCGAAGTAACCCACCTTGAGGCCGTGGCCGGAGACGATTCCGCCCTCGCCGTCGGTGCGCTCCACGCCGGCGAGTAGCTTGAGCAGGGTGGTCTTGCCGGCGCCGTTGGTGCCCAGGACGACGACGCGGGAGCCCTTGTCGATGGCCAGGTCCACACCCGCGAACACCTCGAGCGAGCCGTACATCTTGGTCAGGCCCTTGGCGTGCATGGGCGTCTTGCCGCAGGGGGCGGGGTCCGGGAAGGAGATGTTGGCGACCTTGTCGTCGACACGCACGTCGTCGAGCTGGTTCATCATCCGGTCCGCACGGGCGAGCATCTGCTTGGCGGCGGCGGCCTTGGTGGCCTTGGCGCCGAGCTTGGCGGCCTGCTTGTGCAGGGCCGCGGACTTCTTCTCGGCGTTGGCACGCTCGCGGCGGCGACGGGTCTCGTCGAGGGCGCGGGCGTCCTTGTACTTCTGGAAACCCATGTTGTACACGTCGGCCTCGGCGCGCACGGCGTCGAGGTACCAGATCTTGTTGCACACGTCCGAGAGCAGGTCCACGTCGTGCGAGATGATGATGAGCCCGCCCTCGTGCTTGGACAGGAATCCGCGCAGCCAGGTGATGGAGTCGGCGTCCAGGTGGTTGGTGGGCTCGTCGAGAAGCAACGTCGTCGCTGACTTGCCGGAGCCGTTCGAGGCGGCGAAGAGGATCTGTGCCAGCTCCACGCGGCGGCGCTGACCGCCGGAGAGGGTCTTCAGCTGCTGGTCGAGCACCCGGGGCTCGAGGCCCAGGTTGTCGCAGATCTGAGAGAGTTCGGACTCAGCCTCGTACCCGCCGAGCGACTGGTAACGCTCCTCCAGGTTGGAGAACTTGCGGATGGCCTTGTCTAGCTTGTCGCCCTCCGAGTTGGACATGAGGTCCTGCTGCTTCGACATCGCGCGGCCGATTTCGTCGAGGCCACGCGCGGAGAGCACCCGCTCGCGGGCGGTCTGCTCGACGTTGCCCTCCTTGGAGTCCTGCGGGAGGTAGCCGATCTCGCCGGTGCGGGTGACACTGCCGCCGTAGGGCTGCGTCTCCCCCGCGAGGATGCGCATCGTGGTGGTCTTGCCCGCGCCGTTGCGCCCCACGAGTCCGACCCGGTCGCCCGCCTGCACACGCAGATGGGCGCCCGGAGCATTGAGCAGGGTCCGGGCGCCGACACGTACTTCAAGATCTTTGGTGGCAATCACAAGGTGCCACCCTATCAGCCCTGTCAAACAGGATTAAACCAGCTTATCGACGCTGTTTGCCCAGCGTCCGGCTTAGACAGCGAAGCCGAGTGCGCGCAGCTGTTCGCGGCCTTCCTCGGTGATCATGTGCGGGCCCCACGGCGGCATCCACACCCAGTTGAGCAGAAGCTCTTCGGCGGTGGTGTTGCCGAGGACCGCGGCGGTGGCCTGGTCCTCGATGACGTCCGTGAGCGGGCAGGCCGGTGAGGTGAGGGTCATGTTGACCACGGCGGTGTCGCGGCCGTTCTCGTCGGTCTCGATCCAGATGTCGTAGACGAGTCCGAGGTCGACGACGTTGATGCCGAGCTCCGGGTCGATGACGTCGCGGAGGTACTCCTCCACCTCTCCGGCGAGCTTGAGCTGCTCGTCGGACTGCTCCGGGCGCTCGCGGGCGCCGTCGAAGCTGGAGTTCGGGCTGGGGCTGGGTTCGGTCATGGTTACTGCTCCTTGTTGTTGAGCGCGTCCGAGGTGGCGGCCTGGAAGGCCTTCCACCCCAGCAGTGCGCATTTGACGCGGGCGGGGAACTTGGACACGCCGCCGAAGGCGACGCCGTCGCCGATGAGCTCGACGTCGCCCTCGATCTGGCCACGGGAGGTGACCATCTTCTCGAACTCGGCGAGTTTCTCCATCGCCTCCGCCACCGGCAGGCCGACGATCTCCTCGGTCATCACCGAGGTGGAGGCCTGGGAGATGGAGCAGCCGTCGGCGTCGTAGGAAATGTCCTCGACCACCCGGCCGTCGTCCGAGAGCTTCACCCGGAGGGTCTGCTCGTCGCCGCAGGACGGGTTGACGTGATGCACCTCGGCGTCGAAGGGATCACGCAGCCCGGCGTTCTTGGGGTTCTTGTAGTGGTCCAGGATGACCTCCTGGTACATGCCCTCCATGTTCATCTACTTCACCCCGAAGAAGGTCTGCGCGTGGTCGATCGCCGCCGTGAGGGCGTCGATCTCCTCGCGGGAGTTGTACAGGTAGAAGCTCGCGCGGGCGGTGGACTGGGCGTCCAGCGCGCGGTGCGCGGGCCAGGCACAGTGATGCCCGGTGCGCACGGCCACGCCGCGCGAATCGAGCAGCTGCCCCAGGTCATGGGGGTGCAGGCCGTCGACGGTGAAGGAGACGGCCCCTCCCCTGCGCTCGGCGGTGGTCGGACCGACGATGCGTACGCCCGGAATCTGCTGCATCTGCTCCAGCGCATACTCGGTGAGCATGTGCTCGTGGCGCATGATGTGTTCCATGCCGACCTCCCGGAGGAAGTCCACCGCGGCGCCCAGGCCGACGACCTGGCTGGTCATCTGCGTGCCGGCCTCGAAACGCTGCGGTGCCGGGGCGTAGGTGGAGGACTCCATCCGCACGACCTCGATCATGGATCCGCCGGTGAGGAACGGCGGCAGGCTGTCGAGCAGCTCCCGACGTCCGTAGAGCACGCCGACGCCGCTGGGGCCGAGCATCTTGTGGCCGGAGAACGCGGCGAAGTCCACACCCAGCGCGTGGAAGTTGACCGGCTGGTGCGGCACCGACTGGCAGGCGTCGAGGACGGTCAACGCCCCCACGGCCTGGGCGCGGCGCACGATCTCCGCCACGTCCGGGATGTCTCCGGTGACGTTTGACTGCTGGGTGAAGGCCACGACCTTGACCGTGTCGTCGAGCTCCAGGGAGTCCAGGTCGACGCGGCCGTCCTCGGTCATGGAGTACCACTTCAGGGTCGCGCCCGTGCGGCGGCAGAGTTCCTGCCAGGGCACGAGGTTGGCGTGGTGTTCGAGCTCGGTGACCACGACGGTGTCACCCTCGGTGACCTGCCACTGGCCGGCCCGGTCGTCGCCCAGCGTGTAGGCGACGAGGTTGAGCGCCTCTGTGGCGTTCTTGGTGAAGCTGATCTCCTCGCCCTCGGCACCGACGAAGTCGGCGATGTTGGCGCGGGCGCTCTCGTAGGCGTCCGTCGCCTCCTCCGCCAGCTGGTAGGAGCCGCGGTGCACGGGGGCGTTCGTCCCCAGGACGAACCTCTCCTCCGCACGCCAGACCTTCTCGGGCCGCTGCGAGGTCGCCCCGGAGTCGAGAAAGACCAGCGGCTGATCGTCGCGCACGGTGCGACCGAGGATGGGGAATTCGGCGCGGATGGCGCTCAGCTTGAGCGTCCCGTCGGGGTTGGTGTACGTGGAGGTGGGAGCAGTCATTAGGCGATGAACTGCTCGTAACCGTCGGCCTCGAGGGCGTCGGCGAGCTCCGCGCCACCGGTCTTGACGATGTGACCGTTGGAGAACACGTGCACGTAATCCGGCTTGACGTAGTTGAGGATGCGCTTGTAGTGCGTGATCAGCAGGATGCCGCCCTCGGTCTCCTCCTGGAAACGGTTGACACCCTCGGACACGATGCGCAGCGCGTCGACGTCGAGGCCGGAGTCGGTCTCGTCGAGGACGGCGAACTTGGGCTTGAGCAGGCCGAGCTGCATGATCTCGTGGCGCTTCTTCTCGCCGCCGGAGAAACCCTCGTTGACGGAGCGCTCGCCGAAGGACTTGTCGATGTCGAGCGCCTCGCGGGCAGCGTTGACCTCCTTGACCCAGTCGCGCAGGGCCGGAGCCTCGCCGCGGACATGGCCGACGGCGGTGCGCATGAAGTTGGACGAGGAGACGCCCGGAACCTCGGTGGGGTACTGCATGGCCAGGAAGAGGCCCTCGCGGGCGCGCTCGTCGATCTCCAGATCGAGCAGGTTCACGCCGTCGAGAAGCACCTCACCCTCGGTGACCTCGTACTTCGGGTGGCCCGAGAGGGTGTAGGCGAGGGTGGACTTGCCGGAGCCGTTGGGGCCCATGATGGCGTGGGTCTCGCCGGAGTTAATGGTGAGGTTGACGCCCTTGAGGATCTGGATGGGCTCGGCGCCCTCCGCGGACGGGAGCACCTGGGCGTGGAGGTTCTTGATTTCAAGAGTGGACATACGTTTATTCCTTCTACAGATAGGGGTGCTAGGACGGCAGCTGGGTGAGCTCTTCGCTCACTCGCTTCTCCAGGTCCTCGCGGATGAACTCGGCGGGAATCTTGTTGATGACCTCGGTGAAGAAGCCGCGGATGATCATCCGGCGGGCGCTCTCCTCGGGGATACCGCGCGACTGCAGGTAGAACATGTGCTCGTCGTCGAAACGCCCCACGGTGGCGGCGTGGCCGGCACCGGCGATCTCGCCCG
This sequence is a window from Corynebacterium doosanense CAU 212 = DSM 45436. Protein-coding genes within it:
- the sufC gene encoding Fe-S cluster assembly ATPase SufC, coding for MSTLEIKNLHAQVLPSAEGAEPIQILKGVNLTINSGETHAIMGPNGSGKSTLAYTLSGHPKYEVTEGEVLLDGVNLLDLEIDERAREGLFLAMQYPTEVPGVSSSNFMRTAVGHVRGEAPALRDWVKEVNAAREALDIDKSFGERSVNEGFSGGEKKRHEIMQLGLLKPKFAVLDETDSGLDVDALRIVSEGVNRFQEETEGGILLITHYKRILNYVKPDYVHVFSNGHIVKTGGAELADALEADGYEQFIA
- the sufU gene encoding Fe-S cluster assembly sulfur transfer protein SufU, with product MNMEGMYQEVILDHYKNPKNAGLRDPFDAEVHHVNPSCGDEQTLRVKLSDDGRVVEDISYDADGCSISQASTSVMTEEIVGLPVAEAMEKLAEFEKMVTSRGQIEGDVELIGDGVAFGGVSKFPARVKCALLGWKAFQAATSDALNNKEQ
- a CDS encoding cysteine desulfurase, which gives rise to MTAPTSTYTNPDGTLKLSAIRAEFPILGRTVRDDQPLVFLDSGATSQRPEKVWRAEERFVLGTNAPVHRGSYQLAEEATDAYESARANIADFVGAEGEEISFTKNATEALNLVAYTLGDDRAGQWQVTEGDTVVVTELEHHANLVPWQELCRRTGATLKWYSMTEDGRVDLDSLELDDTVKVVAFTQQSNVTGDIPDVAEIVRRAQAVGALTVLDACQSVPHQPVNFHALGVDFAAFSGHKMLGPSGVGVLYGRRELLDSLPPFLTGGSMIEVVRMESSTYAPAPQRFEAGTQMTSQVVGLGAAVDFLREVGMEHIMRHEHMLTEYALEQMQQIPGVRIVGPTTAERRGGAVSFTVDGLHPHDLGQLLDSRGVAVRTGHHCAWPAHRALDAQSTARASFYLYNSREEIDALTAAIDHAQTFFGVK
- a CDS encoding ABC-F family ATP-binding cassette domain-containing protein, with the protein product MIATKDLEVRVGARTLLNAPGAHLRVQAGDRVGLVGRNGAGKTTTMRILAGETQPYGGSVTRTGEIGYLPQDSKEGNVEQTARERVLSARGLDEIGRAMSKQQDLMSNSEGDKLDKAIRKFSNLEERYQSLGGYEAESELSQICDNLGLEPRVLDQQLKTLSGGQRRRVELAQILFAASNGSGKSATTLLLDEPTNHLDADSITWLRGFLSKHEGGLIIISHDVDLLSDVCNKIWYLDAVRAEADVYNMGFQKYKDARALDETRRRRERANAEKKSAALHKQAAKLGAKATKAAAAKQMLARADRMMNQLDDVRVDDKVANISFPDPAPCGKTPMHAKGLTKMYGSLEVFAGVDLAIDKGSRVVVLGTNGAGKTTLLKLLAGVERTDGEGGIVSGHGLKVGYFAQEHDTIDGDKSVWRNTIEACPDANEQDLRSLLGAFMFQGDKLEQPAGTLSGGEKTRLALATLVSSRANVLLLDEPTNNLDPISREQVLDALKTYKGAVVLVTHDPGAVRALEPERVIIMPDGDEDLWNDEYMEIVELA
- a CDS encoding acyltransferase family protein; the encoded protein is MSENVQLLRKNSRIRSIEGLDGVRGLAVTAVLIYHFFGDWLPGGFLGVDVFFVLSGFLITSLLLREFVFTGGIDLVGFWRRRVRRILPLAVLVLVATTVAVGLIGGDVAVQLRSQFFSTLFFVNNWVQIAQGQSYFSDSAVQVTAHYWSLAIEEQYYVFWPLIVAGLLWPLRNRVRQRTLLLTVSLVLLVASVALMALLYTPGEDASRVYYGTDTHMFGLLFGSVLAMLLTSDNPGSANYSFPSGRALFRRQWAADWIPGLALLGLLILLVTVDATTPWPYYGGIALSTLLTTIVIAGVVQGGNVVDEWFSVSTLRWIGKRSFSIYLWHWPVVTILRAVLPPDNAWLPGVLAVLITLVLSELSYRFVENPFRRRGWRATMRSLFGRPFWRALVAGLVSLALLAGVVYALITAPSKTQLELDLEEMQQRAAPQGAPPVQQAPPKPDREVPEGTQITAIGDSVMLASQAALQEEFPGIWVDGAVSRHYTEGLAILQQMDAAGTLGQVVIMGFGTNGPSFGAGNEEMLDEIRETVGPDRLLIYMLPYGDRWYMADAESELLEEAAEQDNVYIADWCHAARDNTTLLRDDLIHPTAEGAYAYSGAIAEAIDQWVNDEKVDPGYCGV
- a CDS encoding metal-sulfur cluster assembly factor: MTEPSPSPNSSFDGARERPEQSDEQLKLAGEVEEYLRDVIDPELGINVVDLGLVYDIWIETDENGRDTAVVNMTLTSPACPLTDVIEDQATAAVLGNTTAEELLLNWVWMPPWGPHMITEEGREQLRALGFAV